One Aneurinibacillus migulanus genomic region harbors:
- a CDS encoding response regulator transcription factor, whose protein sequence is MRKTILLVDDESDIIDLLKLFLEKDFDLLEAHDGQAAVELFTRHSVDLAVIDIMMPHLDGFQLLQWIRKQSKLPVIVLSAKNQETDKIAGLGLGADDFITKPFSPLEVVARIQAQLRRTYEFNDPAAEPTEIRLGDLTLDHEACILYKRGEPIALSAIEYKLLKLFMSKPGRIYTKKQIFENVWSDPYIADDNTIMVQISRLRDKIEDSPRESFYLKTVRGLGYRFAKKDELHAP, encoded by the coding sequence ATGCGAAAAACGATTTTGCTTGTCGACGACGAATCGGATATCATCGATTTACTCAAGCTGTTTTTGGAAAAAGATTTCGATTTGCTCGAGGCGCACGACGGTCAAGCGGCGGTTGAGCTGTTCACGCGGCACTCGGTCGATTTGGCCGTGATCGATATCATGATGCCGCATCTCGACGGCTTCCAGTTGCTGCAATGGATACGCAAGCAATCGAAGCTGCCGGTGATCGTCTTGTCGGCGAAAAATCAGGAAACGGACAAAATCGCCGGGCTGGGTCTTGGTGCGGACGATTTTATCACGAAGCCGTTCAGCCCGCTGGAGGTCGTGGCGCGCATTCAAGCGCAGCTACGCAGAACGTATGAGTTCAACGACCCCGCGGCCGAACCGACCGAAATACGGCTGGGCGATCTGACGCTGGATCACGAAGCGTGCATCCTGTATAAACGGGGGGAACCGATTGCGCTCAGCGCCATCGAATATAAGCTACTCAAGCTGTTCATGAGCAAACCAGGCCGCATTTATACAAAAAAACAAATTTTCGAAAATGTCTGGTCTGACCCGTACATCGCTGATGACAATACGATTATGGTGCAAATCAGCCGGCTGCGGGATAAAATCGAGGATTCGCCCCGGGAGTCGTTTTATCTGAAAACGGTACGGGGACTTGGATACCGATTCGCCAAGAAGGATGAGCTCCATGCGCCGTAA
- a CDS encoding response regulator transcription factor has translation MSIFILEDDVIQAQHMKQLVKEICEKYLLPYDFIEVTSKSEQIIKKIPSTTYVPIYFLDIEIKSEERKGLQVAQEIRKYDAQGIIVFVTTHSEFAPISYQYMVSALTFIDKGLPYDERYRVFEQCLLQYQSRNITVVPTDDFIVENTNATVRVPFATVEYIMTDEPHRLALVTTERIVYFYGTLREIETLDKRLLRCHQSYIVNTVQMSSYDATQKMIILKNGKRVPVSRRLVRKVRQLLKGEL, from the coding sequence ATGAGTATTTTTATTTTGGAAGATGATGTGATTCAAGCCCAGCATATGAAGCAGCTGGTGAAGGAAATTTGTGAGAAATATCTGTTGCCATACGATTTTATCGAAGTGACAAGTAAAAGTGAACAAATTATTAAAAAAATCCCATCAACGACTTATGTGCCGATTTATTTTTTAGATATTGAAATTAAGAGCGAGGAGCGTAAAGGTTTACAAGTTGCACAAGAGATTCGCAAATATGATGCGCAAGGGATTATTGTGTTTGTGACGACGCATTCTGAATTTGCACCAATCTCATATCAATATATGGTATCAGCTTTAACATTTATCGATAAAGGTTTGCCTTATGATGAACGCTACCGCGTGTTTGAACAATGTTTACTTCAATATCAATCGCGCAATATAACTGTTGTTCCTACCGATGATTTTATTGTTGAAAACACTAATGCGACTGTACGTGTGCCGTTTGCAACGGTGGAATATATTATGACTGATGAGCCACATCGTTTAGCTTTAGTGACGACAGAGCGTATAGTTTATTTTTATGGAACATTAAGAGAAATTGAAACATTAGATAAACGTTTACTTCGCTGTCATCAATCGTATATCGTGAATACAGTACAAATGTCTTCCTATGATGCGACGCAAAAAATGATCATTTTAAAAAATGGCAAACGCGTTCCTGTATCGCGCCGTTTAGTGCGCAAAGTACGTCAACTATTAAAGGGTGAGCTGTAA
- a CDS encoding efflux RND transporter periplasmic adaptor subunit, with amino-acid sequence MKRSLVIPVVVTALLIISGCSTPASSKVSEETKKTKVVNIIKVKEQEQSSIMTKAGVVEAKQENQLAFGTSGKIVTLSVKKGMKVKAGQVLGTLDTSGNQSTIALSQTQINEAQAKRAKILRGDSKVADTYDSTIQQTEDSIADTEDSIKKQEIKIQDQMKTLEQDKTDLQRKEVLFSNGAISKADIDGVRTKVDRAQLSLKSEQTELEALKQQKKRLQEQKQLTLRQREKAIQADKDNADRLASITTEVATAQNGIVKANKEIQDSRLIAPFDGIITDVSSHPGDVVSQGSSVATIVDLSGVKVSIEVESALIQQFTKGKSMTVINEGGEKTAGSVTYVSPLIDAKNGKYKVEITVPHSPEKWQGGMIASVQMPRKLATSTILPLECIGVGEKGRYVLVVENGMIKKRTVEIGQIIDDKIEVLSGVHPGDSVVTSGISFLLEGEKVTPKEG; translated from the coding sequence GTGAAAAGATCATTAGTCATACCAGTGGTCGTTACAGCTCTACTCATAATTTCTGGCTGTAGCACCCCGGCATCATCTAAAGTGTCGGAAGAGACAAAAAAAACAAAAGTAGTAAATATTATTAAAGTGAAGGAGCAAGAACAGTCTTCTATCATGACTAAAGCGGGGGTTGTAGAAGCAAAGCAGGAGAATCAACTGGCGTTCGGAACGTCTGGAAAAATCGTAACCCTGTCCGTTAAAAAAGGAATGAAGGTAAAAGCCGGCCAGGTTCTAGGTACACTTGACACCTCCGGAAATCAAAGTACCATTGCTTTATCTCAGACGCAAATCAATGAGGCGCAGGCAAAACGTGCCAAAATTTTACGTGGCGATAGCAAGGTAGCAGATACATATGATAGTACAATTCAGCAAACTGAAGATTCGATTGCTGATACAGAAGATTCAATAAAAAAACAAGAAATTAAAATTCAGGACCAGATGAAAACGCTGGAACAGGATAAAACAGATCTCCAGAGAAAAGAAGTTTTATTTTCTAATGGGGCTATATCGAAAGCTGATATAGATGGGGTAAGAACAAAAGTAGACAGAGCTCAATTGTCGTTAAAAAGTGAACAAACCGAGTTAGAAGCATTGAAACAGCAGAAAAAACGCTTGCAGGAGCAAAAACAATTAACGCTTCGTCAGAGAGAGAAAGCCATTCAGGCGGACAAAGATAATGCGGATAGGCTCGCTAGTATAACTACGGAAGTTGCTACAGCTCAAAATGGAATTGTGAAAGCCAATAAGGAAATTCAGGATTCCAGGTTAATTGCCCCATTTGACGGGATTATTACCGATGTAAGTTCTCATCCTGGCGATGTCGTTTCACAAGGAAGTTCCGTTGCTACAATCGTTGATTTGTCAGGAGTAAAAGTCAGCATAGAAGTAGAGTCTGCACTAATACAGCAATTTACGAAAGGAAAGAGCATGACAGTGATAAATGAAGGGGGAGAGAAGACAGCGGGATCGGTTACGTATGTTTCTCCCCTGATAGATGCAAAAAACGGAAAATATAAGGTGGAAATTACGGTTCCTCATTCCCCAGAGAAATGGCAAGGCGGTATGATTGCAAGTGTACAGATGCCACGTAAACTGGCAACAAGTACTATTCTTCCCCTGGAATGCATCGGGGTGGGAGAAAAGGGCCGCTATGTACTTGTAGTTGAAAATGGAATGATAAAGAAAAGAACGGTAGAAATAGGTCAAATTATCGATGATAAGATTGAAGTTCTTTCCGGTGTTCATCCGGGGGACAGTGTGGTTACTTCAGGTATTTCCTTCCTTCTTGAAGGCGAAAAAGTAACACCGAAGGAGGGATAG
- a CDS encoding DUF3887 domain-containing protein: MKRILLTMLSAMVVFVLVACGGNKVDDLTSKKYITKAEEIVSLLNKGKYKEVHAMFDNQMKTGLPEEQMTKLTPIIKESGDFEEIDKSSVEEKDGLYIVILVAKYSKENRVFTLSFNNKEEVAGLFIK, encoded by the coding sequence ATGAAGAGAATTTTATTAACTATGTTGAGTGCTATGGTAGTGTTTGTACTTGTAGCATGTGGTGGCAACAAAGTGGATGATTTGACTTCAAAAAAATATATCACGAAGGCTGAAGAAATCGTATCATTATTAAATAAAGGTAAGTATAAAGAAGTACACGCAATGTTTGATAATCAAATGAAAACAGGATTACCAGAAGAGCAAATGACAAAGCTTACTCCTATCATCAAGGAGTCTGGCGATTTTGAAGAGATTGATAAATCTTCTGTGGAAGAAAAAGATGGTCTTTATATCGTTATTCTTGTTGCGAAATACAGTAAAGAAAATCGCGTTTTTACACTGAGCTTTAACAATAAAGAAGAGGTGGCAGGATTATTCATTAAATAG
- a CDS encoding sensor histidine kinase: MRRKSKLFGMLLRNYIMFSLTVGASVILLLLFFVERTNDWLPAQQMSLLQAGEIVRSHTADIPSESIEALHGWVEILDERLQVIELKGIKQDGPDAYTERELNALFYDMKENPFYTSIAPFRTDNGQVRYCVVRLPKKNIKAGFTLDEGTPENQSIFWGTLAETGLLFLVLFGINVYVYSRLTATRLTNPLREIAAGICSIAGGRYHERLRFEAHYELAQIQESFNVMAEKLEKAETEKRQLEESKQRMLVHISHDLKTPITTIQGYANALQLGMIEEEAKKQRTLNLIHDKTKLVTELIDDVFELSKLESPDYPIVKEASDLAEFVREMAVAYYDLFEERSFVFEYDIPAQEVSVPFNGKLLYRAVSNLLANALKYNPPGTHVRLTLADGDEMIRIEAADNGVGIPDHLRDRVFDAFVRGDAARKSDGGTGLGLTIARHIVEKHGGQLRLHVDEGWTRFELMLPKAASS, translated from the coding sequence ATGCGCCGTAAATCGAAACTGTTCGGTATGCTGCTTCGGAACTACATCATGTTTTCGCTGACGGTTGGCGCAAGCGTGATTTTGCTACTGCTCTTTTTTGTCGAGCGGACGAACGATTGGCTGCCTGCGCAGCAGATGTCATTGCTGCAAGCAGGCGAAATCGTCCGGTCCCATACAGCCGATATTCCCTCGGAGTCGATCGAGGCCCTGCATGGCTGGGTGGAAATTCTCGACGAGCGGCTGCAGGTAATCGAATTGAAGGGCATCAAACAGGACGGCCCGGATGCGTATACGGAACGCGAGCTTAACGCGTTATTTTACGATATGAAGGAAAATCCGTTTTACACCTCCATTGCCCCGTTTCGCACCGATAACGGACAGGTTCGATACTGCGTGGTCAGGCTGCCGAAAAAAAATATAAAGGCGGGTTTCACGCTCGACGAGGGAACGCCCGAAAATCAGTCGATCTTCTGGGGCACCTTGGCGGAGACGGGATTGCTGTTCCTTGTGTTGTTCGGGATCAACGTTTATGTATACAGCAGGCTGACCGCGACCCGATTGACGAACCCACTCAGAGAAATTGCCGCGGGCATCTGTAGTATTGCAGGCGGACGTTACCACGAAAGGCTTCGTTTCGAAGCGCATTACGAGTTGGCGCAAATTCAGGAGAGCTTTAACGTGATGGCGGAAAAATTGGAAAAGGCGGAAACGGAGAAGCGGCAGCTTGAAGAAAGCAAGCAGCGGATGCTCGTGCACATTTCGCACGACTTGAAGACGCCGATTACGACGATTCAAGGCTATGCCAATGCGCTGCAGCTCGGCATGATCGAGGAGGAAGCGAAGAAACAGCGAACGCTCAACCTGATCCATGACAAAACAAAACTGGTCACCGAGCTGATCGACGACGTGTTCGAGCTGTCCAAGCTAGAGAGCCCTGACTATCCGATTGTCAAGGAAGCAAGCGACCTTGCCGAATTCGTGCGGGAGATGGCGGTCGCCTATTACGACCTGTTCGAAGAACGAAGCTTTGTATTCGAATACGATATTCCAGCACAGGAAGTGAGCGTTCCGTTTAATGGGAAGCTGCTGTACCGCGCCGTCTCCAACCTACTGGCGAACGCGCTGAAATACAATCCGCCTGGGACGCATGTGCGGCTAACGCTTGCGGATGGGGACGAGATGATCCGCATCGAAGCAGCCGACAACGGCGTTGGCATCCCCGACCACCTGCGGGACCGCGTCTTCGACGCATTCGTTCGCGGCGACGCCGCTAGAAAAAGCGACGGCGGAACGGGCCTTGGCCTGACGATCGCGAGGCACATCGTGGAGAAGCATGGCGGGCAGCTGCGCTTACACGTGGACGAAGGCTGGACACGGTTCGAGCTAATGTTGCCGAAGGCGGCTAGCTCTTGA
- a CDS encoding YhfC family glutamic-type intramembrane protease, which translates to MIGITFATVISIGLPLTALLYACCKKRYIPFVLGVLAFVVSQVLIRIPILQYLGEHSTVYSMFSAMQPVLFAIVIGLSAGIFEELARFISMRFFMVQRDWQSGFFFGAGHGGIEAVLFVGSSAVFLLFSSTAIAYSNTYFISGIERFFAMLLHIGLSIIVLQGVVRKRFLYVVLVIIIHGVVDALAGILPLYVPKDSALLVVEVTVAVIALAVFNYSLWIKRKGVLQ; encoded by the coding sequence ATGATTGGTATTACTTTCGCCACGGTCATAAGCATCGGATTACCCCTTACTGCATTGCTATATGCGTGTTGTAAGAAACGATATATTCCGTTTGTATTAGGTGTACTGGCATTTGTTGTATCGCAAGTTTTAATCCGTATACCAATACTGCAATATTTAGGAGAACATAGCACAGTCTATTCAATGTTTAGTGCTATGCAACCTGTTTTATTTGCTATAGTTATCGGTTTATCGGCAGGTATTTTTGAAGAACTGGCTCGTTTTATCTCTATGCGCTTTTTTATGGTGCAACGGGATTGGCAGTCCGGATTTTTCTTCGGAGCAGGGCATGGTGGCATCGAAGCGGTGTTATTTGTCGGTAGTAGTGCGGTGTTCTTATTGTTTTCATCAACTGCTATCGCTTACAGTAATACCTATTTTATCAGTGGTATTGAGCGTTTCTTTGCCATGTTATTGCATATAGGGCTTTCGATTATTGTGTTACAAGGCGTTGTGCGAAAGAGGTTTCTTTATGTTGTGCTCGTAATTATAATCCATGGGGTGGTAGATGCATTGGCTGGTATTTTACCGTTATATGTGCCGAAAGACAGTGCACTCCTTGTTGTGGAAGTTACGGTAGCGGTTATTGCGTTAGCCGTTTTCAATTATAGTTTATGGATAAAAAGAAAAGGAGTATTGCAATGA
- a CDS encoding efflux RND transporter permease subunit: MGRFIEFCLQHKLIVYLLTFFILFAGIASIFTFKRELMPKRNYPWITVNVSGASIPAEEMEDKVTNPVEKEIHSLSNIKNYQSTTTPGNAQVRVEAEDGKGEQVKQDIEAAVNRLRNTFPKTVKTVTVVQEGNQATEVLMSLALSGKELPVLYNLSKTDFTSRLEAIEGVKKVEVSNTNVANKIQVTFKPDQLAAYKMTPKDIVDQLQESNVKQAIGTLKNRSFNTVVEVDNAYKTVEQINSVFIKTPVGNVPLSNLAVTEDMRGKKKDAIFRYNGEDYVQLFLTKTEGSDIIRTSDKVKEEIEKINKESNGKYKMTVSVDFASYIKPSINNLSRDLTLGGLLAIIILLIFLRNWRVTLVISTTLPVSIMMTFIGMKFGGYNIDMVTLISLSLSTGLIVDAAIVVLESIYHLREKGHTLRDAIKQGVKEVMTPVLTSQLTIIVVFVPLVLSNLGGTGFKPIMMTIAFTITVAILASTVAALLFVPVFSNSFLQKDKQMHQEAEGRASGVTNFFVNLTALALRHRIITMILAGCLFAGALMISPMVQMSSINDIDENHVYASVKLQSGETLESALSKTLQIERDFKKIPEIKDLYITTDKQSLGIDMNLIEIKERKRPKEEILLDMNNRLNALKGVEHIQVGFGSSGQMAPGVELEVKGKDNEVLHQLSEKTEEMLATIPGVKNARSDFSAGEEKVILTPRQDIMNQLGITQQSLMTQIEGFVNEESITSFTLESLELDVVARYPENLMKHPE; the protein is encoded by the coding sequence GTGGGGCGATTTATTGAATTTTGCTTACAACATAAGCTTATTGTTTATTTGTTAACATTTTTTATTCTTTTTGCAGGAATTGCTTCTATTTTTACATTTAAGCGCGAACTTATGCCAAAGCGAAATTATCCATGGATTACAGTCAATGTCTCTGGCGCTTCTATCCCTGCCGAGGAAATGGAAGATAAAGTAACAAATCCGGTAGAAAAAGAGATTCATTCGCTCTCTAATATTAAAAACTATCAATCAACAACAACACCTGGAAACGCCCAGGTTAGAGTTGAGGCAGAGGACGGAAAAGGCGAACAGGTTAAACAGGATATTGAAGCTGCGGTCAATCGGCTACGCAACACTTTCCCAAAAACCGTGAAGACGGTAACTGTTGTGCAGGAGGGAAATCAGGCGACTGAAGTACTAATGAGCCTTGCTCTTTCAGGGAAAGAGCTTCCGGTTCTTTATAATCTTTCAAAGACGGATTTTACCAGTCGATTAGAGGCTATTGAGGGCGTCAAAAAGGTAGAAGTATCCAATACGAATGTGGCTAACAAAATTCAAGTTACCTTTAAACCGGATCAATTGGCTGCCTACAAGATGACACCAAAAGACATTGTCGATCAACTGCAGGAATCCAATGTAAAACAGGCAATTGGGACATTGAAAAACCGGAGCTTTAATACCGTTGTTGAGGTAGATAACGCATACAAGACAGTAGAGCAGATTAATTCCGTATTTATTAAAACCCCTGTAGGGAATGTCCCGTTATCCAACTTGGCTGTTACTGAAGATATGCGTGGGAAGAAGAAGGATGCGATTTTTCGCTATAACGGAGAAGACTATGTCCAGCTATTCCTCACAAAGACAGAGGGCAGCGACATTATTCGTACGTCTGATAAAGTAAAAGAAGAAATTGAAAAAATAAACAAGGAATCCAACGGCAAGTATAAGATGACGGTATCTGTAGACTTTGCAAGCTATATCAAACCGTCTATTAACAATTTGAGCCGTGACCTGACTTTGGGTGGACTTCTTGCTATTATCATTCTACTTATTTTCCTGCGAAATTGGCGCGTTACCCTTGTCATTTCAACAACACTTCCTGTTTCTATTATGATGACGTTCATCGGTATGAAATTCGGTGGCTATAATATTGATATGGTTACCCTGATCTCTTTAAGTTTATCAACAGGGCTGATTGTTGATGCTGCTATTGTTGTTCTGGAAAGCATTTATCATTTACGGGAGAAGGGCCATACGTTACGCGATGCGATTAAGCAGGGAGTAAAGGAAGTTATGACACCGGTTCTGACGTCCCAGCTAACCATTATTGTTGTATTTGTTCCATTAGTGCTGTCTAATCTAGGTGGAACCGGGTTTAAACCGATTATGATGACCATTGCTTTTACGATCACGGTGGCGATTCTTGCGTCTACCGTTGCAGCGCTTCTATTTGTTCCCGTTTTCTCCAACAGTTTTCTACAAAAAGATAAACAGATGCACCAGGAAGCAGAGGGCCGTGCTTCGGGAGTAACAAATTTCTTTGTTAATCTTACCGCCCTGGCTTTACGCCATCGCATCATTACAATGATTCTAGCGGGTTGTTTATTTGCCGGGGCACTTATGATTTCCCCGATGGTGCAGATGAGTTCTATAAATGATATAGATGAAAATCATGTATATGCCAGTGTAAAGCTACAAAGCGGGGAGACGCTGGAGAGTGCACTTTCTAAAACACTGCAAATCGAGCGGGACTTTAAAAAAATTCCGGAAATTAAAGACCTGTATATTACGACAGATAAACAGTCATTAGGAATCGATATGAATCTGATCGAGATAAAAGAGCGGAAGCGGCCGAAAGAAGAAATCCTGCTTGATATGAATAACAGACTGAACGCTTTAAAAGGAGTTGAGCACATACAGGTGGGTTTTGGCAGCAGTGGTCAGATGGCGCCAGGTGTTGAACTGGAAGTTAAAGGAAAAGATAATGAAGTACTGCACCAGCTTTCCGAAAAAACGGAAGAAATGCTTGCCACCATACCAGGCGTAAAAAATGCACGCAGCGATTTTAGTGCTGGAGAAGAAAAAGTTATTCTTACTCCGCGTCAGGACATTATGAACCAGCTGGGGATTACCCAACAAAGTCTGATGACACAAATTGAGGGCTTTGTGAATGAAGAGTCCATCACAAGCTTTACACTTGAATCGCTGGAGCTTGATGTCGTTGCCAGATACCCGGAGAATTTAATGAAGCATCCGGAACA
- a CDS encoding GHKL domain-containing protein, whose translation MYVYDMVAIVLIAISHVILYIQVIRYNRLPYTMVIALSIVFTILLGIVVTVTGYPEFNIIILLLFLLSLGLIQDKLTFMQNLYFALVSMVSITLVKMVLLDFGMKLFMLTPFNLYLWTSSVIHLIVSIVIVISIVLWCKPIQKLAQFIVDSPLYYVSYVLLAAGLIIELILTMPSTNLLATLHQKYGEISYIAAIVLFFVLLLILLISWHLTKEKILEEHQEHLDKELLDYVEKLEFMHDELASFRHDYMNVLLALEEGVRTKNLTQIEQVYYDVIAPTSKLINNRELDIVKLSRVNIPEVKSVLSVKVVTSQQQQVKVMVDIPQTIETIAMPVVTFIRAISILLDNAIEETVRSKDKMLQVAFFEMEERQYFIVRNSCRHKAIDLQQIYKKLYSSKEGNRGYGLFSLKRMIDKTDNATLETTFVAPYFTQTLILKKQ comes from the coding sequence ATGTATGTTTATGATATGGTCGCGATTGTGTTGATTGCAATTAGTCATGTCATATTATACATCCAAGTCATTCGTTACAATCGCCTGCCCTATACAATGGTAATAGCTTTAAGCATTGTCTTTACGATTTTACTCGGGATCGTTGTGACAGTAACAGGTTATCCTGAATTTAATATTATTATATTGTTGTTGTTCCTATTAAGTTTAGGTTTGATACAGGATAAATTAACATTTATGCAAAACTTATATTTTGCATTAGTTAGTATGGTAAGCATTACATTAGTAAAAATGGTGTTACTGGATTTTGGAATGAAGCTGTTTATGTTAACACCATTTAATTTGTATTTATGGACAAGCAGCGTTATTCATCTCATCGTTTCGATTGTCATTGTTATTAGTATTGTGTTGTGGTGTAAACCGATTCAAAAGCTTGCCCAGTTTATTGTAGATAGCCCCCTTTATTATGTAAGCTATGTTCTTCTTGCTGCGGGGCTCATCATAGAGCTAATTTTAACTATGCCTTCCACTAATTTATTGGCTACATTACATCAAAAGTATGGAGAAATAAGTTATATTGCGGCCATTGTATTATTTTTTGTGTTGCTGTTAATTTTGTTAATAAGCTGGCATTTGACAAAAGAAAAGATATTGGAAGAACATCAGGAGCATTTAGATAAAGAACTACTGGATTATGTGGAGAAGTTAGAATTCATGCATGATGAATTGGCTAGTTTCCGCCATGATTATATGAATGTGTTATTGGCGCTAGAGGAAGGCGTGCGCACGAAAAATTTGACGCAAATTGAACAAGTTTATTATGATGTGATCGCCCCTACCTCAAAACTGATAAACAATCGCGAGTTGGATATTGTGAAATTATCCCGAGTTAATATCCCTGAAGTGAAAAGTGTGTTGAGCGTAAAAGTGGTTACTTCGCAGCAACAACAAGTGAAAGTGATGGTCGATATCCCACAAACGATTGAAACGATTGCAATGCCTGTTGTTACTTTTATTCGTGCGATTTCAATTTTATTGGATAATGCGATTGAGGAAACGGTTCGCAGTAAGGATAAAATGTTGCAAGTTGCCTTCTTTGAAATGGAGGAACGTCAATATTTTATTGTGCGCAATAGTTGTAGGCATAAAGCGATTGATTTACAGCAAATATACAAGAAGCTCTATTCTAGCAAAGAAGGAAACCGGGGTTATGGGCTGTTTTCGTTAAAGCGTATGATTGATAAAACAGATAATGCAACGTTGGAAACAACTTTTGTAGCTCCTTATTTTACTCAAACCTTAATACTCAAAAAACAGTGA
- a CDS encoding DUF4097 family beta strand repeat-containing protein yields MKIMHGTIILALLLLITACGAKEESEKKLELPANDLSKLVIDHQNGTIQITGSADSGKIEVVALTKAKGISMEKLKLKLEARKENAYLDAQFGGQLFAMGSGAVDLEIKIPKQLQVDITSHRDGSIDISDLSSSAKIDNINGDIQVSNLSGSLEINNRDGNITIHDIGSDVTINNINGHINIDHVDGSAEIHVEDGNLDINHVMKNAIIAQSGNGKIKIGEVKGKIFQNK; encoded by the coding sequence ATGAAGATAATGCATGGCACTATTATTTTAGCGTTGCTGCTGTTGATTACAGCCTGCGGAGCAAAAGAAGAATCGGAGAAGAAGCTGGAATTACCCGCGAACGATTTATCCAAGCTCGTCATTGACCATCAAAATGGGACAATTCAGATTACAGGCAGCGCTGATTCGGGTAAGATCGAAGTTGTTGCTCTGACCAAAGCCAAAGGTATCAGTATGGAAAAATTGAAACTTAAACTGGAAGCACGGAAAGAAAATGCTTATTTGGATGCGCAGTTTGGAGGGCAATTGTTTGCTATGGGGTCGGGAGCAGTTGATTTGGAAATCAAGATTCCGAAACAACTTCAAGTGGACATTACTTCACATCGTGACGGCAGTATTGACATCTCCGATTTATCATCTAGTGCCAAGATTGATAATATCAACGGTGATATTCAAGTATCGAACCTGTCTGGATCACTTGAAATCAATAATCGAGATGGTAATATTACTATTCACGATATCGGTTCGGATGTAACCATTAACAATATCAATGGGCATATTAATATCGATCACGTAGATGGTTCGGCCGAGATACATGTCGAAGATGGAAACCTGGATATCAACCACGTGATGAAAAATGCAATCATTGCACAATCTGGTAACGGAAAAATCAAAATTGGTGAGGTAAAAGGCAAGATTTTTCAGAATAAATAA
- a CDS encoding efflux RND transporter permease subunit codes for MALLTVIGMIYLIMVAQFNRLSHPFIIMLSLPMAIVGVVVGLVITQRPLNELGYVGVIMLIGIVVSNAILLIDRINLLRNRDKMELQSAILEAVRNRVRPILMTKLTAILGMLPLALAMSEGGALEAPIATIVISGLIFHTIITLVLVPVLYSIFEGVDIWRKNRKKRKKQGRSIIHEMDAV; via the coding sequence ATAGCCCTCCTGACTGTTATCGGGATGATTTATTTGATTATGGTTGCGCAGTTTAATCGACTTAGTCATCCGTTTATTATTATGCTATCGCTTCCTATGGCAATTGTCGGTGTAGTAGTAGGACTTGTAATTACACAACGACCGCTCAATGAATTAGGCTATGTAGGCGTTATTATGCTGATTGGTATTGTGGTTTCTAACGCCATTCTTCTTATTGATCGAATTAATCTACTACGTAACCGTGACAAGATGGAATTGCAGTCTGCGATACTAGAAGCGGTGCGGAACCGTGTACGGCCGATTTTAATGACAAAGCTTACCGCTATTCTGGGGATGCTTCCCCTTGCACTAGCAATGTCAGAGGGAGGAGCGCTAGAAGCGCCGATTGCTACCATTGTGATTTCAGGATTGATTTTCCATACAATAATAACCCTGGTTCTTGTTCCTGTTCTTTATTCCATTTTTGAGGGTGTGGATATCTGGAGGAAAAATCGAAAGAAGCGAAAAAAACAAGGGCGAAGCATAATACATGAAATGGATGCCGTTTAA